In Ignavibacteriota bacterium, the following are encoded in one genomic region:
- a CDS encoding exodeoxyribonuclease VII small subunit, with product MSKTSKEKKDTFEYSLKRLEEIVESLEEGNVPLDDALKLYEEGISISKQCVEKLNSAELKLKRLSKDAKGNFELFSEGTEEE from the coding sequence GTGAGTAAAACATCTAAAGAAAAAAAAGATACATTTGAATATTCCCTGAAACGATTGGAAGAAATTGTTGAATCGTTGGAAGAGGGGAATGTTCCGCTTGATGATGCGCTGAAACTTTATGAAGAAGGAATTTCGATTTCAAAACAGTGTGTTGAGAAATTGAATTCAGCCGAATTGAAGTTAAAGCGATTGAGCAAAGATGCAAAAGGAAATTTTGAATTGTTTTCAGAAGGAACGGAAGAAGAATAA
- a CDS encoding exodeoxyribonuclease VII large subunit, with protein MSNQVISVGELTRRIKSVLETDFSKVSISGEISNFKRHSSGHLYFTLKDESAQISAVMWRSRAANLFFSPQDGMKVVARGSITVYEPRGNYQIDCISLQPLGIGELQLAFEKLKQKLAAEGLFEQENKKPIPHYPERIGIVTSPTGAALQDMLNIISRRFPSVEVILFPVKVQGTGASEEIAEAIKDFNTFGEIDVLIVGRGGGSLEDLWAFNEEVVARAIFASKIPVVSAVGHEIDFTIADFVADLRAPTPSAAAELVVPNKNELAENIINYYYSLEQYLGDTIQSHRETIESLLKSYAFNRPLDLLRQYSQRSDELRNTLERTISHRFTFVKQHLDSIHHRLASVDPHQVLKRGYAMVQKDGRVISNASALQLNDEVEMQFHDGRISATVGQ; from the coding sequence ATGAGCAATCAAGTAATATCAGTCGGTGAACTGACACGACGTATTAAAAGTGTACTGGAAACAGATTTCTCGAAGGTTTCTATCAGCGGCGAGATTTCAAACTTCAAGCGTCATTCGTCAGGACATTTGTATTTCACGTTGAAGGATGAGAGCGCTCAAATATCGGCTGTGATGTGGAGAAGTCGTGCGGCGAATTTGTTTTTTTCTCCGCAAGATGGAATGAAAGTCGTCGCTCGCGGAAGTATCACGGTGTATGAACCACGGGGAAATTATCAGATAGACTGCATCTCGTTACAACCGCTCGGGATCGGTGAACTACAACTTGCGTTTGAAAAGCTCAAACAGAAACTTGCCGCAGAAGGATTGTTCGAACAAGAGAATAAGAAACCGATTCCACACTATCCGGAGAGAATCGGAATTGTAACTTCACCAACAGGCGCGGCACTTCAGGACATGTTGAATATTATTTCGAGAAGATTTCCATCTGTCGAAGTGATTTTGTTTCCGGTGAAAGTGCAAGGGACAGGCGCATCGGAAGAAATTGCAGAAGCAATAAAAGATTTCAATACGTTCGGTGAGATTGATGTTCTGATTGTCGGGCGCGGCGGCGGTTCGCTGGAAGATTTGTGGGCATTTAATGAAGAAGTTGTTGCGCGGGCAATCTTTGCATCAAAAATTCCGGTGGTCAGCGCTGTCGGACATGAGATTGATTTTACCATTGCAGATTTTGTCGCCGATTTACGTGCGCCGACTCCTTCTGCCGCGGCGGAACTTGTTGTTCCGAACAAAAATGAACTAGCAGAAAATATCATCAACTATTATTATTCACTCGAACAGTATCTCGGAGATACAATTCAATCGCATCGCGAAACGATTGAATCATTATTAAAAAGTTATGCGTTCAACCGTCCGCTCGATTTGTTACGTCAGTATTCCCAGCGTTCGGATGAACTGAGAAACACACTTGAGCGAACTATTTCACATCGCTTCACGTTTGTTAAGCAACATCTTGATTCGATTCATCATCGTCTTGCTTCAGTTGACCCGCACCAAGTGTTGAAGCGCGGGTATGCGATGGTTCAAAAGGATGGACGAGTTATAAGTAACGCATCTGCTCTTCAATTAAATGACGAAGTTGAGATGCAGTTTCATGATGGAAGAATTAGCGCTACCGTTGGTCAATAG